In Pedobacter heparinus DSM 2366, the following are encoded in one genomic region:
- a CDS encoding FecR family protein, whose protein sequence is MQNYEARDLLNKYQAGKATDEEIDLLLHWVQQIEPENQPEFKSSDLDEVTAKIWNKISTANKKRRVIKLSYLSGIAAAIAAIVFGVFFFKAPGKPEPGSGAANYTNDIAPGKNTATLTLANGKTILLSDVKTGVIIDKNSLEYNDGSAVERGDSDLRQDGEPVTITTPRGGTYQVRLPDGSKVWLNAASSLTYTAPLNERGGIRKVELSGEAYFEVFRNKNQPFVVTAKNLTTTVLGTHFNINAYEDEPAIKTTLLEGSVLVAVDGLNKKLSPGFEAVNKGGNIELNKVDVATAVAWKNKQFLFESENIQTIMRMIERWYDVEIIYEGPVTKDNFSGGVSRFDQLSKVLQSLESAGAVHFKIQGRKIYVSQ, encoded by the coding sequence ATGCAAAATTACGAAGCCAGAGATTTGTTGAATAAGTACCAGGCAGGTAAAGCGACTGATGAAGAGATTGATTTGCTTTTGCATTGGGTGCAACAGATTGAACCCGAAAATCAACCAGAATTTAAATCGTCCGATCTAGATGAGGTTACAGCGAAAATATGGAATAAAATAAGTACAGCGAATAAAAAAAGAAGGGTTATAAAACTATCCTATTTATCTGGAATTGCCGCTGCGATAGCAGCCATTGTGTTTGGGGTGTTCTTTTTTAAAGCGCCAGGTAAACCTGAACCTGGTTCAGGAGCTGCAAACTATACAAACGACATTGCCCCGGGTAAAAACACCGCAACCCTTACCCTTGCCAATGGTAAAACCATTCTCCTAAGTGATGTTAAAACCGGGGTAATTATAGATAAGAATAGTTTGGAGTACAACGACGGTAGCGCTGTAGAACGCGGGGATTCTGACCTGCGTCAGGATGGCGAACCTGTTACCATCACCACTCCTCGGGGTGGCACCTATCAGGTGCGTTTGCCTGACGGCAGCAAAGTCTGGCTAAACGCCGCATCGAGTTTAACTTATACTGCGCCGCTAAATGAGCGTGGCGGCATACGTAAAGTTGAACTGAGCGGCGAAGCCTACTTTGAAGTATTTAGGAATAAAAATCAACCCTTTGTAGTAACCGCCAAAAATTTGACAACGACGGTATTGGGTACACATTTTAACATCAATGCCTATGAGGATGAACCCGCTATTAAAACCACACTTTTAGAAGGAAGTGTATTGGTTGCTGTAGATGGGTTAAACAAAAAACTAAGTCCTGGTTTTGAGGCTGTAAATAAAGGCGGCAACATTGAACTGAACAAAGTAGATGTAGCAACTGCTGTAGCCTGGAAAAACAAACAGTTTTTATTTGAAAGCGAGAATATACAGACCATTATGCGGATGATTGAACGCTGGTATGATGTAGAAATAATTTACGAAGGGCCTGTTACTAAAGATAACTTTAGTGGCGGTGTGTCAAGGTTTGACCAGCTTTCAAAAGTTTTACAATCACTGGAATCGGCCGGGGCGGTACATTTTAAAATACAAGGAAGAAAAATATATGTCTCTCAATAA
- a CDS encoding DUF6266 family protein has product MATSNGISGEFKGKLGNLVSYQLKGKTVIRHIGKSNKKPSAAQLATRQKMATIIKFLQPAVPFVNVGFELEVQGTDKNPHNAAVSYNVKNALQGQYPDITLDYSKVLLSKGILEPAILPEATFTGTLLEITWQVAADMDWGIKNDRTMLFIYCPELDKAVYVLSGARRSTGKDEIELPLSFVGKALQVYIAFKAVNGKSVSDSRWVGA; this is encoded by the coding sequence ATGGCAACATCAAACGGTATATCCGGAGAATTTAAAGGCAAGCTAGGTAACCTGGTGAGCTATCAATTAAAAGGCAAAACAGTAATCCGCCACATCGGCAAATCCAATAAAAAACCAAGTGCTGCACAATTGGCTACAAGGCAAAAAATGGCCACAATAATTAAATTCCTGCAGCCGGCAGTGCCTTTTGTAAATGTAGGGTTTGAACTGGAAGTACAGGGTACCGATAAAAACCCACACAATGCTGCGGTATCGTACAATGTTAAAAATGCCCTGCAGGGCCAATACCCTGATATTACACTGGATTACAGCAAAGTTTTGCTGAGCAAAGGCATACTGGAACCGGCTATTTTGCCTGAAGCTACATTTACAGGCACACTACTGGAAATTACCTGGCAGGTGGCAGCAGATATGGACTGGGGCATTAAAAATGACCGTACCATGCTGTTCATTTACTGCCCGGAACTGGATAAAGCAGTGTATGTGCTAAGTGGTGCCCGAAGAAGTACCGGCAAAGATGAAATAGAACTGCCTTTAAGTTTTGTTGGCAAAGCGCTACAGGTTTATATTGCTTTTAAAGCAGTTAACGGGAAAAGTGTAAGTGACAGTAGGTGGGTTGGGGCTTAA
- a CDS encoding SusC/RagA family TonB-linked outer membrane protein: MYTIYTKKIGMPKRLYHKIMLIMRLTTVILIASLLQVSASSLAQKVSLHKTNADLKTVLKELRGQSGYIFLYRDNVLKQAKPVNIKVSRVEVKEVLDQIFEKQPLTYSVNENTITIQPKEPSFLEKVVDALTPPADIRGIILDDKGQPLAGASVKVKGTSKTATTNNKGEFFLQGVNENSVLLISYIGYQTKEIAASSSLSEIRLELSTSKLDEVQVIAYGTTTQRYNVGSVSKVTAEEIAQQPVMNPLAALAGRVPGLVITQTSGLAGSSFKVQIRGQNSLAPTAGGVPPLDNPLIVVDGVPFAANNANVNQMTSVMSPQGGGFLNDYGGISPLNSINPNDIESIEVLRDADATSIYGSRGSNGVILITTKKGKPGKLSLQGNVSNGASKITRTLKLMDTKQYLEIRREAIMNDNGLKGVFLNPQYANFFPDFYVFDTTRNVDWVDKFIGNTASTTDANISTSGGSAGTRFMLGSTFHRETSIFPGDLAYRRNTLNASFHHNTMDNRLSFDFSVNYAIDINNLVSNKEALKSITLTPNFPDLIDPQGNLIWNYKGISFAATAGIINTNPFRYLKTKYSAATENLLSSFLVSYQLLSGLAIRSSFGYNTLLAEEISQDPITARPPGNNVTGSASFGNNKFKTWIIEPQLEYKKDIGSGKLTLLIGGTIQKNLNNSSIINASGYANDAFLGAVSGAATTSASGGSTEYKYSGIFGRMNYILANKYIINLSGRRDGSSRFGPGRQFGNFGSVAGGWLFSEESVIKEGLPILSYGKLRASYGTTGNDAIGDYQYLATWSPIASSVYQGSAGYMPNNLFKPDYSWAVTKKLEFGFELGLNKDKIFLNADWYRNRCGNQLVNYQLPAQTGFANVTQNFPALVENSGWDFQINTTIFKVKEFIWKLAVNLTVPENKLTAFPGIETSSYANTYFVGHSLSVLNKVLYSGVNPTTGLFEFQSVNGLTSAPDLNRDRHIIGDLDPKFYGGMRTNFSFKGFQLDVFFEFRKQTGLNYLYSIYDGGGIGRDSRNLPELLLSRWQKPGDQSDIQKVSTSFSDDTYIPSSSFKSSSGVYSDASFIRFKTASLSYSFNERLLKKIKMNGCRLYVNAQNLFTITKYKGGDPETQNLYGIPPLKTVVAGVQFSF; this comes from the coding sequence ATGTATACAATTTATACTAAGAAAATCGGTATGCCTAAAAGGCTATACCATAAAATCATGCTCATTATGCGACTAACCACCGTTATATTAATAGCATCCCTACTGCAGGTTAGCGCATCCAGCCTGGCCCAGAAAGTCAGTTTGCACAAAACCAATGCAGACTTAAAAACTGTTTTAAAAGAACTGAGAGGCCAAAGCGGCTATATTTTCCTGTACCGCGACAATGTTTTAAAACAAGCCAAACCGGTAAACATCAAGGTAAGCCGGGTTGAAGTTAAGGAAGTGTTGGATCAGATTTTTGAAAAGCAACCGCTAACTTATAGTGTAAATGAAAACACGATAACCATTCAGCCCAAAGAGCCTTCCTTTCTGGAAAAGGTGGTGGATGCCCTTACTCCTCCTGCTGATATCAGGGGTATCATTTTGGATGATAAAGGCCAGCCGCTTGCAGGGGCGAGTGTAAAGGTAAAAGGTACTTCTAAAACAGCTACTACAAATAACAAAGGCGAATTCTTCTTACAGGGAGTGAATGAAAATTCTGTGTTGCTGATTTCTTATATAGGCTATCAGACAAAGGAAATAGCGGCAAGTTCTAGCCTGAGCGAAATTAGATTGGAATTGAGTACTTCAAAGCTAGATGAAGTACAGGTGATTGCTTACGGTACGACAACACAAAGGTATAATGTGGGGTCGGTAAGTAAGGTCACCGCAGAAGAGATAGCCCAACAGCCAGTTATGAACCCTTTGGCAGCTTTAGCTGGAAGAGTTCCAGGTCTAGTAATCACGCAAACCAGTGGTCTTGCAGGTTCTTCTTTTAAAGTGCAGATCAGAGGGCAAAATTCGCTAGCACCAACTGCTGGCGGTGTTCCGCCATTAGACAATCCATTAATTGTGGTAGATGGAGTCCCTTTTGCAGCAAATAATGCCAATGTCAATCAAATGACTTCAGTTATGTCGCCCCAAGGTGGTGGATTTCTTAATGACTATGGAGGAATTAGCCCACTCAACAGCATTAATCCTAACGATATTGAAAGCATTGAAGTACTAAGAGATGCTGATGCCACTTCTATTTACGGGTCTAGGGGCTCTAATGGGGTTATTTTGATTACTACAAAGAAAGGCAAGCCTGGGAAACTCAGCTTGCAAGGTAATGTATCTAACGGTGCTAGTAAAATAACTCGAACATTAAAATTGATGGATACAAAACAGTATCTGGAAATACGAAGGGAAGCTATAATGAACGATAATGGTCTGAAAGGCGTTTTCCTAAATCCACAATACGCTAATTTTTTTCCTGATTTTTATGTTTTTGATACCACTAGAAATGTAGACTGGGTGGATAAATTTATCGGAAATACGGCGTCAACTACAGATGCCAATATATCTACTTCGGGAGGAAGTGCCGGTACGAGATTTATGTTGGGTAGTACTTTCCATAGAGAAACAAGCATTTTTCCCGGAGATCTAGCCTATCGAAGAAACACCCTGAACGCCAGTTTTCATCACAATACTATGGATAATCGGCTTTCGTTTGATTTCTCTGTAAACTACGCAATTGACATAAATAATTTGGTATCAAATAAAGAAGCATTAAAGTCAATTACTTTGACGCCGAATTTCCCTGATTTGATAGATCCTCAAGGAAATCTGATATGGAATTATAAAGGAATTTCCTTTGCAGCCACGGCAGGTATTATTAATACAAATCCATTCCGGTATTTGAAAACAAAATATTCTGCAGCAACCGAAAATCTTTTAAGTAGCTTTCTGGTCTCATATCAATTGTTGTCGGGATTGGCTATCCGTTCTAGTTTTGGGTATAATACGCTGTTGGCGGAAGAAATTTCACAAGATCCGATTACCGCACGACCACCTGGAAACAATGTTACTGGAAGTGCTTCCTTCGGGAATAACAAGTTTAAGACCTGGATTATAGAGCCGCAACTTGAATATAAAAAGGACATCGGAAGTGGTAAATTAACTTTATTGATTGGCGGGACTATACAAAAGAATCTGAACAATTCTTCTATAATAAACGCATCTGGTTATGCAAACGATGCTTTCCTTGGGGCTGTTTCAGGAGCGGCCACTACATCAGCTTCCGGCGGGTCAACGGAATACAAATACTCTGGGATATTTGGGAGGATGAATTATATATTAGCAAATAAATACATTATTAATTTAAGTGGACGAAGAGATGGATCGAGCAGGTTTGGTCCGGGAAGACAGTTTGGTAATTTCGGGTCAGTAGCTGGCGGGTGGCTTTTTTCTGAAGAGTCAGTAATCAAAGAGGGGCTGCCTATTTTATCGTATGGAAAATTAAGGGCTAGTTATGGAACGACGGGAAATGATGCCATTGGTGATTATCAATACTTGGCCACTTGGTCACCAATAGCTAGCAGTGTATACCAAGGGTCAGCTGGCTATATGCCTAATAACCTATTTAAACCTGATTACAGTTGGGCAGTAACAAAAAAATTAGAATTTGGATTTGAACTGGGATTAAACAAAGATAAAATCTTTTTAAATGCCGATTGGTACAGGAACCGATGTGGAAACCAGTTGGTCAATTATCAATTGCCAGCTCAAACAGGATTTGCCAATGTGACGCAGAATTTTCCGGCTTTGGTCGAAAATTCGGGATGGGATTTTCAAATAAATACTACAATATTTAAAGTCAAAGAGTTTATTTGGAAGTTGGCGGTAAATCTAACTGTACCAGAAAACAAATTGACTGCATTTCCCGGCATCGAAACATCGTCATATGCCAACACTTACTTTGTAGGTCATTCTTTAAGCGTTTTAAATAAGGTACTGTATTCAGGGGTAAATCCTACAACAGGTCTATTCGAATTTCAATCAGTTAATGGCCTTACAAGTGCCCCGGATCTTAATAGGGATCGCCATATCATTGGTGACCTTGATCCTAAATTTTATGGAGGGATGAGAACAAACTTTTCTTTTAAGGGATTTCAATTGGATGTCTTTTTTGAATTTAGAAAACAAACAGGTCTCAACTATCTTTATTCAATTTATGACGGTGGTGGAATTGGTCGTGACTCAAGAAATTTACCAGAACTTTTGTTATCTAGATGGCAAAAGCCCGGGGATCAGTCTGACATTCAGAAAGTATCCACAAGCTTTTCTGACGATACATACATTCCCTCCTCATCCTTTAAGTCATCGAGCGGAGTTTACAGTGATGCATCTTTTATTCGGTTTAAAACGGCCTCACTTTCGTATAGTTTTAATGAGCGGTTGCTAAAAAAAATAAAAATGAATGGCTGCCGCTTGTATGTAAATGCTCAGAATCTCTTCACGATAACAAAATATAAAGGTGGTGATCCAGAGACTCAAAATTTATATGGAATCCCCCCCTTAAAAACAGTTGTTGCTGGAGTTCAATTTTCATTTTAA
- a CDS encoding glycoside hydrolase family 88 protein yields the protein MKKASSMLLAASTLALTCFAQPRQVNPAFNWFKNATKTIDYQLNKAANTYKPGQNPRSVNPDGKVRLAGLTDWTTGFFPGSLWYGYELTGDQKLADKAKRFTLALDSIRHIKNTHDLGFMLYCSYGNAYRITGDKTYLPVLTESAQHLYERFNPKVGVIRSWDFAPWHYPVIIDNMMNLEYLYWAANTFNKPAYAQAANTHAITTMKNHYRKDNSSYHVVDYDPATGQVLRKVTHQGLTDESAWARGQAWGLYGYTMCYANTKSQTFLDQAERIASFIMNHPRMPKDKVPVWDFDVHNALDIDERAPRDASAAAVIASALLDLSTHVKDGKKYVDYAEDILRSLSSDAYLAKPGENKFFILKHSVGAFLYNSEIDTPIDYADYYYLEALKRYASIKKINL from the coding sequence ATGAAAAAAGCTTCCAGCATGCTTTTAGCTGCTTCTACCCTTGCTTTAACCTGCTTTGCCCAGCCCAGGCAGGTTAACCCAGCATTCAACTGGTTTAAAAACGCTACGAAAACAATAGACTACCAGCTCAATAAAGCAGCAAACACCTATAAACCTGGTCAAAATCCCCGTTCTGTAAATCCTGATGGCAAAGTGAGGCTGGCTGGCCTTACCGATTGGACTACAGGTTTTTTTCCGGGATCACTCTGGTATGGATATGAACTTACCGGAGATCAAAAACTGGCAGACAAAGCAAAACGTTTTACCCTGGCACTTGATTCTATCCGCCACATTAAAAATACCCACGATTTAGGCTTCATGTTGTACTGCTCCTACGGCAATGCCTATCGCATTACAGGTGATAAAACCTATCTGCCAGTGCTCACTGAGAGTGCCCAGCATCTTTACGAAAGATTTAACCCTAAAGTGGGTGTCATCCGTTCCTGGGATTTTGCGCCATGGCACTATCCAGTAATTATCGATAACATGATGAACCTGGAATACCTGTATTGGGCAGCAAACACCTTTAACAAACCCGCATATGCCCAGGCAGCCAATACCCATGCCATTACCACCATGAAAAACCACTATAGAAAAGACAATAGTTCGTATCACGTGGTAGATTACGATCCTGCAACAGGACAAGTATTGCGCAAGGTTACCCACCAGGGTCTTACCGACGAGTCTGCATGGGCCCGCGGACAAGCCTGGGGGCTTTACGGCTACACAATGTGTTATGCCAATACCAAAAGCCAGACCTTCTTAGATCAGGCCGAACGCATAGCCTCCTTTATCATGAACCATCCCCGCATGCCAAAAGACAAAGTTCCGGTATGGGATTTTGATGTGCACAATGCCCTCGATATAGATGAACGCGCACCAAGAGATGCCTCGGCAGCGGCTGTTATTGCGTCTGCTCTGCTGGACCTGAGTACCCATGTAAAAGACGGAAAAAAATATGTTGATTATGCAGAAGACATACTCAGATCACTCTCTTCCGATGCTTACCTGGCCAAACCAGGCGAAAACAAGTTCTTCATCTTAAAACACAGTGTTGGGGCTTTTTTGTACAATTCTGAAATTGACACCCCTATAGATTATGCCGACTATTATTACCTGGAAGCCTTAAAAAGATATGCCAGCATTAAAAAAATAAACCTTTAA
- a CDS encoding RagB/SusD family nutrient uptake outer membrane protein, protein MKRQRYTQTTKGFLLICSLIFLISCKKMVEIELPNDRLNTITVFADSANATQAILGLYIKMLQNGGGNPDFWGGGITLNGGLSADELVPTALNSELGQFYVNSISVNNGTNDSFLWKSAYYLLYHANACIEGVTKSTSLDEKLKNKLVAEAKFIRALGYFYLLNMYGDVPLVISTDFKGNAILPRTQHQQIYTQIISDLKDAQRDLPASYMTNGRFRPNRYAATALMARVYLFQKEWAKAEEAASELIDNSIYQLEPDLNAVFLIGSKEAILQVMSNTTSIIEIPEAYVFIPGGGSGSPEGLLPSYVISSDLLNTFEAGDSRKNNWLASSIVNNQTYYYPYKYKRGLISSNSSPKEGYMVLRLAEQYLIRAEARAQLNNISGAISDLNEIRKRAGLTNTSANDQESILAAVSIERRLEFFCEWGARWLDLKRTEQIDPVMRVVTPQKGGGIWNASHQLFPIPFSQIQVNPYLIQNPGYN, encoded by the coding sequence ATGAAACGACAAAGATATACGCAAACAACAAAAGGTTTTCTTTTGATTTGTAGCTTGATATTTTTAATCTCATGCAAAAAAATGGTTGAGATTGAATTGCCAAATGACCGTTTAAATACTATTACAGTTTTTGCAGATAGTGCTAATGCTACACAAGCGATTTTAGGATTGTATATAAAGATGTTGCAAAATGGCGGCGGTAATCCAGATTTTTGGGGCGGCGGAATCACACTCAATGGTGGTTTATCTGCTGACGAATTAGTGCCCACCGCTCTGAATTCGGAACTTGGTCAATTTTATGTTAACAGTATATCTGTCAACAATGGAACAAATGACAGTTTTTTGTGGAAATCGGCTTATTATCTTCTTTATCACGCAAATGCTTGTATTGAAGGCGTAACGAAAAGCACTTCTCTAGATGAGAAACTAAAAAATAAGCTAGTTGCCGAGGCAAAATTTATAAGGGCACTTGGTTATTTTTATCTTCTTAATATGTATGGCGACGTACCTTTAGTTATCAGTACGGATTTCAAAGGCAATGCTATATTGCCGCGCACACAGCATCAACAAATATACACACAAATTATTAGTGATTTGAAAGATGCGCAACGAGATTTGCCTGCGTCATACATGACCAATGGAAGATTTAGGCCGAACCGATATGCTGCTACAGCTTTGATGGCCCGTGTATACTTGTTTCAAAAAGAATGGGCGAAGGCTGAAGAAGCTGCATCAGAGCTAATTGACAATTCAATCTATCAATTGGAGCCAGATTTGAATGCGGTATTTCTCATAGGAAGCAAGGAAGCTATCTTGCAGGTGATGTCGAATACAACTTCAATAATAGAAATACCTGAAGCATATGTATTTATTCCTGGTGGTGGATCTGGATCTCCGGAAGGTTTACTTCCATCCTATGTGATAAGCTCTGATTTGCTAAATACTTTCGAAGCCGGCGATTCTCGTAAGAACAATTGGCTTGCTAGCTCAATAGTGAACAACCAAACTTACTATTATCCCTATAAGTATAAAAGAGGGCTGATTAGTAGTAATTCTTCTCCAAAAGAAGGCTATATGGTACTACGTCTAGCGGAACAGTATCTTATCCGTGCCGAGGCAAGAGCTCAATTAAATAATATTTCGGGAGCAATTTCAGATCTAAATGAGATAAGGAAAAGAGCTGGATTGACGAATACAAGTGCCAATGATCAGGAGAGCATTTTAGCTGCTGTTTCAATAGAAAGAAGACTGGAATTTTTCTGCGAATGGGGAGCTCGTTGGCTAGACTTGAAAAGAACCGAACAGATCGATCCGGTAATGAGGGTAGTAACACCTCAAAAAGGAGGTGGTATATGGAATGCAAGCCATCAGCTATTTCCAATTCCATTTTCTCAAATCCAGGTTAATCCTTATCTAATCCAAAATCCGGGTTATAATTAA
- a CDS encoding AAA family ATPase, producing MLKSIKIKNFKSVQDLEIELGRVNVFIGENGCGKTSILEAIGMGTAAFSNELNQSVLFNKGIRVTEGNLMRSAFDTSKGNTPIHIGLTNQAGNNLAYDIAVSGKSFEINKAYSNIDEQEPRRRMYEEILGILNKNKRLQKEIASELNKRKKTNQVKEDHAFIEKKFQEDLEIILKSSIDLDNDSNYWRKYIYLSNNRTKLEGFDVDDYMIYTPENHFLRRFEDEGQILPIGKQGEGLFKHLVELFKNDDSFAEDICKQLKLINWFDGLEIPSDLAFTEMRLNIKDRFIKENIEYFDQRSANEGFLYLLFYFTLFLSKETPRFFAVDNIDNALNPKLCRELINRLTELAKEKKKQVILTTHNPAILDGLDLKDDEQRLFVVYRNADGHTKAKRVPPPKDIDGIETVRLSEAFIRGYIGGLPKNF from the coding sequence ATGTTAAAATCAATTAAAATAAAAAACTTTAAGTCGGTTCAGGATCTTGAAATTGAACTGGGAAGAGTTAATGTATTTATAGGCGAGAATGGCTGTGGTAAAACATCGATACTTGAAGCTATTGGCATGGGCACTGCTGCTTTTTCAAACGAATTGAACCAAAGTGTGCTATTTAACAAGGGGATTCGGGTTACCGAGGGCAATTTAATGCGGTCTGCGTTTGATACGTCTAAAGGTAATACTCCTATTCATATTGGACTTACAAACCAGGCCGGTAATAATCTTGCATATGATATTGCCGTTTCAGGTAAAAGTTTTGAAATCAACAAGGCATATTCAAATATAGATGAGCAAGAGCCAAGGCGTAGAATGTACGAGGAGATTTTAGGCATCCTTAATAAGAACAAAAGGTTGCAAAAAGAGATTGCTTCCGAACTCAACAAAAGAAAAAAGACAAATCAAGTTAAGGAAGATCATGCCTTTATTGAGAAGAAATTCCAAGAAGATCTTGAAATAATACTTAAAAGTAGTATTGATTTAGATAACGATTCTAATTATTGGCGGAAATACATTTATTTAAGTAATAACAGAACAAAGCTGGAAGGTTTCGATGTAGACGATTATATGATTTATACTCCTGAAAATCATTTTTTGAGACGATTTGAGGACGAAGGACAAATTTTGCCTATAGGCAAACAAGGTGAAGGGCTTTTTAAACATCTTGTTGAGCTGTTTAAAAATGACGACAGCTTTGCTGAAGATATTTGTAAACAGCTAAAGCTAATCAACTGGTTTGATGGTTTGGAGATCCCATCTGATCTGGCATTTACCGAAATGAGGTTGAATATCAAAGACCGGTTTATTAAGGAGAATATTGAATATTTTGATCAGCGCAGTGCAAATGAAGGTTTTTTATACCTGCTGTTTTATTTTACTTTGTTTTTGAGCAAGGAAACACCTCGATTTTTCGCAGTAGACAACATAGATAATGCGCTAAACCCTAAGTTGTGTAGGGAGTTGATTAACCGGTTAACTGAATTGGCAAAGGAAAAGAAAAAGCAGGTTATTCTTACTACGCATAATCCGGCAATATTAGATGGTTTGGACCTAAAGGATGATGAACAGCGCCTGTTTGTGGTTTATAGAAATGCGGATGGACACACCAAGGCGAAAAGGGTCCCCCCCCCGAAGGATATTGATGGAATTGAAACAGTGCGACTTTCTGAAGCTTTTATCAGAGGATATATTGGAGGATTACCAAAAAATTTTTAA
- a CDS encoding RNA polymerase sigma factor — MTTYCSYTDAELTTLLKDGDRVAYAEIYERYKNLLYINAFKKTGNSDDAQDIIQEVFIMLWAKHKKLVINKNLASFLYTCIHHKVLDLFTHQKIDERHVTKLKDFLLLTSNNTDYNIREKQLALIIEREIAALPEKMREVFVLSRYEGLSQKEIALTMNISEETVKSQVKNALKILRTKLGLFTFLLFLIRF, encoded by the coding sequence ATGACAACTTATTGCTCATATACTGATGCGGAGCTTACCACCTTATTGAAGGACGGAGACCGTGTTGCCTATGCTGAAATTTATGAACGCTATAAGAACTTACTGTACATAAATGCCTTCAAGAAAACCGGGAACAGTGACGATGCACAGGATATTATTCAAGAAGTTTTTATTATGCTTTGGGCAAAACACAAAAAGCTTGTTATCAACAAAAATTTGGCTTCATTTTTATATACCTGTATCCATCATAAGGTACTTGATCTTTTTACACACCAGAAGATAGATGAAAGGCATGTTACGAAATTAAAAGATTTTCTTCTCCTGACAAGTAATAATACAGACTATAACATCAGAGAAAAGCAGCTAGCTCTTATTATTGAACGTGAGATTGCAGCATTACCAGAAAAAATGCGGGAAGTATTTGTTTTGAGCAGGTACGAAGGATTAAGCCAAAAAGAAATTGCATTGACGATGAATATTTCGGAAGAGACCGTGAAAAGCCAGGTAAAAAATGCACTGAAAATTTTACGAACTAAGCTGGGATTATTTACCTTTCTGCTATTTTTAATTCGGTTTTAA
- a CDS encoding NUDIX hydrolase yields MMETFLKITALMTGIGIVLNFVLFPYLHREKVKKGIKDLKALIKPKDNNITSRGRGMKIGNLVLSDFILLDGLFDDYNFKFIKKEVEVKLPQDLLDVSQNLYLENQERKENNINPIFSDLKPYCIKSITFTREENGGEKKLCSIEIIRSSYFHSLISIKCLDDVLPDGQTIRNKYYSSIINDPYNLSPNGLNLIHGFGINVLVQTADNKIIIAQRNKLNVATSGGSYSISVGEHFNEESIDETHRRDIDIKKIAVRGIYEELGIEQEEIVDNGVKFLAIGFLPHAFQYGAVGFARVSIDSTEVWERIQMSKDGSREISDIKFVDFTLAGIVDFFKSTDVVLTQWLAGSLLISLMEINFITASKIASKFQDDYWRTDFLNKLSN; encoded by the coding sequence ATGATGGAAACATTTCTTAAAATTACTGCCCTAATGACCGGTATTGGCATCGTCCTGAATTTTGTTTTATTTCCGTATTTACATAGGGAGAAAGTAAAAAAAGGGATAAAGGATTTAAAAGCACTGATAAAACCAAAAGATAATAATATAACCTCTAGAGGGAGGGGCATGAAAATTGGCAATTTAGTATTGAGTGATTTCATTTTATTAGATGGTCTATTTGATGATTACAACTTCAAATTCATAAAAAAGGAAGTTGAGGTTAAGCTTCCGCAAGATCTTTTAGACGTTTCACAAAACCTTTACCTGGAAAACCAGGAACGTAAAGAGAATAATATCAATCCGATTTTCTCAGATTTAAAACCCTATTGTATTAAATCAATTACTTTTACTAGGGAAGAAAATGGAGGTGAGAAGAAATTGTGCAGTATAGAAATTATCCGTTCCAGTTATTTCCATTCCCTGATTTCTATAAAATGCTTAGATGACGTTTTGCCAGATGGGCAAACCATTAGAAACAAGTACTACTCATCAATTATTAATGATCCCTACAATTTATCTCCAAATGGATTAAACTTAATTCATGGTTTTGGAATAAATGTACTTGTCCAAACCGCAGATAATAAAATAATTATAGCTCAAAGAAATAAACTAAACGTAGCTACATCAGGTGGATCTTATAGCATATCTGTTGGGGAGCATTTTAATGAAGAGTCTATTGACGAAACCCATAGGAGGGATATAGACATTAAAAAAATTGCAGTACGTGGAATATATGAAGAGCTCGGGATTGAACAAGAAGAAATAGTTGATAATGGTGTCAAATTCCTTGCGATCGGATTCCTGCCACATGCTTTTCAATATGGGGCAGTTGGTTTTGCCAGGGTTTCAATTGACAGCACAGAAGTTTGGGAAAGAATTCAAATGTCAAAAGATGGAAGCCGTGAAATCAGTGATATTAAATTTGTGGATTTTACCCTAGCTGGTATCGTTGATTTCTTTAAAAGTACTGATGTCGTACTCACACAGTGGCTGGCAGGCTCTCTTCTGATCAGTTTGATGGAAATCAATTTTATTACTGCCTCAAAGATCGCCTCTAAATTTCAAGATGACTACTGGAGAACTGATTTCCTTAATAAGCTTAGCAACTGA